In Diadema setosum chromosome 2, eeDiaSeto1, whole genome shotgun sequence, the DNA window GGCTAAAGacgcatgcacaaaataacACGTGTTTGTggacacacaacacacatacaggtacattgaaataatattttgaggACATTTTAACTGTTTAGAGGCTGTTTTTATTTCGTTCATGTTATGGTCAAAACTATGTGAATGTGCTGTAcgagtatttttctttttcttggcgAGGTAATGTTCTTAGATCTACCATATTATTGATGCATAGGCCTATACCACAGAGAGAATTATTTAAAGGcgttgtttaccatttgcagatgaaacaaaaccccgtgcacctttagtgcttcaaaatagttcttaaatgtgagttagggatagaaacaatcagtGTAAATGTGTTAATCTAATAATCAGtgataagtattgttaaataaacaaaatgtgaacaatagtgataataaaattgtttccagactaaaccgtctacagtaatGGTTTACactggtttaatgagaaaaatagtaatatctccttacattttaggctttattgcatttttttatgtggtaggatgttttgtgatacaactgacctacacaatgtcatatgcatcaaatgtgattacTCGAAAATTTCTAAAATCActtctcccaatggtaaacagtacctttaacttTTATCTCATTAACCTATCAACAACACAGCACATTTATGAAAATTACTTTGCCATGAAATCCGTtggaatctaaaaaaaaaaaaggcggctCAGAGTAACTTAAAAAGAACATCATAAGGGAGAGATGGACTGCGTTTAAGATCTGTGTGTAACTTCCAATGACCAATCACATCTTCTtcgattaaaagaaaaaatggagaatGCAAAGACCAAAAACTCAAATTTCTAAAGCTGGGTtcaaatttcacaatttataTCTTACATATTTACTGTCGCCTTCACAGTGGTGACAAATCAATAAAATGtgttctcgctctctctctctctctctctctctctctctctctatatatatatatatatatatatgtgtgtgtgtgtgtgtgtgtgtgtgtgtgtgataatatCTAagtaataagaatgataaaaggTTTTGATTAAATCAGGACAATCAGGTCACAGCTTACTGTATATACTGGGATGCCGCGAGGTGCAACGTTTTTGGCGCGACTCCACAgaggatttgcaaataattgGGGAAAAAATCCACAACAATTTTGCATTATTGCTCAGCTCCTTCGGCATCATCTCCACTTCCTTTTCTTGTataatttgaaataattatcaTGTTGTTACCATCAATgtgtggtggttttttttttttttaatcaacaaaGAAAAGTATTTGAAAGCTGAACAGCTCCCAACGCCCCCTATTGGCAAAACAGGTGAGGTTTCAGTCAACGCGGCTCGAAACGACGCTACCCACTCAACTCAATTTGAATTCAATTCTTTCGGTACAAGACCATACATATTCATCAACTAGACTTACGTGCAAATGTATGCAAAATACTGATCTAGAGCTATGTATAGCTCATCATCACATATAGCATGATTCATGAATTAGTACtagttgtatatatatatatatatatatatatatattgtgacgaATGTTCGCGTCGCTGTCATATATCCCACTGGTCCTGACGCCATATATGTGTTGTGAATAACTTTGGTGGTAGATGTGTGTGATGATAGATTGGTGTCTACGACGAACTTCGGTCAGGATGGCCAAGCTAGGCGCGAGTTCGTTCGGCCGCAATATACGGCCCAAGATACCAGTTAATTCCTACCAATTATTTATTCCTACCAGTTCTCCATCAACAGTCCATCATACCAGCTTCACACATTTACTACTGAATTACGTCTACCAATAGAACTATCTTTACTACCAGTCACCACCAAAGACCACTCACCTGCACTCACTTTAGGGTTCTCACGTAGGAAAAATCACTCTTCCCTCAATGGTTTAACTTCCAACTGGTAGTATTTAATTCTGAATACTTGAATAACAGTCCAACAATCCAACACGCGTTTACAGTTCACTGCGCCCGCCCACACGGTTTTGCTACCATCAAATTCCGAACCTTAAGTCCTGCTCCAGTATGCTATAGGTTACAAAAACctagggtgcgttcgagcgctctcctaaagtgaactgtaccgtaccgtaccgcgccaggggagcgttcgaacgctcctaaagtgtaccgtaccgtactgtaccgagccaaaagtggaccacttctcgatgtgctccaaaagcgtaccaaagcgtaccaaaagttcgttgtaaagcatgcgcgtattatgcacatacgtcacaatgcaaaaacatcattctctttgttctggacagctgtaagtagttcaagcgccaggggTGAATGACTTTCatgctacaaacaagcgtgacctttctaaaaataactcgtgagtacgctttctccacagagcgctcgaacgctccaaaattggcatggtacggtacggtacgctttagttcagttcgctttagagcgctcgaacgcacccctAGACTAGCGTCACTCTTAGTCCCTGCAATAAATCTGCTAAAGGCTCGAACGCTAAAGCTCGATCCACTCAACACGTGCTACGACATGTTTACCCTATCCGTCCCAACTCGACATCGAATCGTGAATTTAATTACCCTATTATATCTTTACTCAATAATTATAAGCGTAGTTAATCAATATTTCTACCACTAAATTACCAATAAAAGGGAGCAATTCTCACCAAACCCCTACATATTTAGTCTCAAATTACTGGTATCTATTATTTCTCTCTGAATCATAAATCATCTTACCCCCTCCATGCCCCTATCTTACGTAATATtcaataattttaccaaaaccggGATTTTAGACCTCGCTTAGTAACGTCATTACCATATAATAATCGATTACACTTTTAGTACTATCGATAGTGAATTATCAATACACAGCTTATTATACACAGACTATACAGCGGAATTGATCAATTTCGCTACACGACCCCCCGACCCACCAAGCTCGGTCCCCGAGCTTATACCACTTAATATTCTGAACACTTTAAACGTCAATACTTTAAACACAAACCGACCTCCATTACATTCCGACTGGTATCAACTACCCTGGTATCAACTACCAAAATACTTATACTGGTGTCCACCGACCACCAAATCTTTTAAAACATCATCTTATGATTTATAAGAACACTCATTACTTCTTTCGGACCATAAACACTATGTACATTCTAATGCTACTTCTCCAACCTTGTCTATTACCTTTGCTTCCAACATGGACACAACAAACTCTAAatgtgagaagaagaagaaaggctATGGCTCCAAAACCAGCCGTCATATATACCAATCGCAATGTTGATACCGATATGATTCTACCAACTCTTCCGAACAATTCTACCAACACCTGGTATCGCTTTAATCACTTTACTCCACTACCTCTCGGGACGATTACATCTCCGTACATAAACTTCACTGATTCCAACTTAATACCATCGTTTTCTTTTGAGAACAATTACATTGGTAATATCCATCAATCTTCAAGAAATGTTCAACTGTAACAACTTAATGTCCAATTTAAATTGGGCAGATTAAATTTAGCGTCCGTATCTGCCCTTCTCTACCAATAATCGCTTCCACATCTTCCTTCCGGTATCTGCTACCACTTTCACTATCTTCGCGAACAATTAACTTGGTAATACTCATCAGTCTTCAAGAAATGTTAAACTGTAACAACTTAATGTCCAAATTAAATTGGGCAGATTAAATTTAGCGTCCGTATCTGCCCTTCTCTACCAATAATCGCTTCCACATCTTCCTTCCGGTATTCGCTACTACTTTCACTATCTCCGCGAACAGTCCTCAAAAACGTCCAATTATAACTTATTGTCCAAACTCAAATGGGCAAATTATGTTTAACGTCCATACCTGCCCATGAATTTCTACCAAATTTCGCTTCCACTACTTTTCCTCCACGGTTTCCGTCACTACCTCCAAAAACTCGCCACCGGTCGTCAGGAACCGCTCTGTCTTCCTGGTCCACGTTCGGCCAGGCCGCAACATCAGCGTCTCGGTAGCGCTGAAACAGGTCTTCCCTCTGCGACGTAACTCTCCTAGCCTCCCTCGGATAATCCCCCCGTCAATGTCGGATGGTGACACCTGGACCCCGATTTCACATGTTACCGGGGATTTGACTTCAGGTACCACGTCCTCGATCACGAATCGCCTCCTTCCGCCCGTCAAGTCGAGGAGCCCGCCGCCATAATTATCCTCATCCAGCACCGGGGTACTGCTTCCCTCAGAGGTGACACTCCTCTCCGGGCTAACACTCTTCTCAGGGGTGCACCTCTCAGGCGTGCGTCGGGAAGGGGTTGAAGTAGAGGGGTGCAGGGGAGATCTACTCCTGGGTCTGCTTTGCGTTGACGGCGGCTTCTTATTCTTAATTGGCGCATAAACTGGGGTTTTCAAATGTACGCGCCCTGGAGCTACATCGGTGGCGTGAGTTCCGTAGTGGCGTTCTAATTCTCGCCGGTGCAGTGTCTGGAAAGCACAGCGATCGCACTTAAATTTAGGGGTGTGCACGTCGAATTCGTGTCGTTGCATCGAGCTTCTACTGGAAAAGGACCGCCGGCACACCTTACAACGGTAGACTTCTCCTCTATCTGAACAGGACTTGGGCTTGGGGGTAGACATCGTTCTGCATATTCGACAAATAATACCAATCGAATGTTACTCATGTCTTTAGTCAAATTCCTACAGTCATTCATACACATCTTAATAATCAATTCGTGCGAAGCTGGTATCTGACATAGTCCATATTCGCTGCTGCTTCTTCTCTTCCGGTGTTAGTTGCTGGATGCTGGCGGTACTACTACCTAGTATCACAGCTCCTAAGCCGTCCGGTAGCATTCCGTGGGGTTTTGAAATACAGCCCCGCTGTGCTGACGTCACTGGTAGATCCAGGCCCTGCTGACCCAGGCagctttttcttctttaataaCGGACAGTACTTAATGGTGTGAGCCTCGTCCCTGGTGGCGCGACAAATCGGGCATCTGTATGCCCGAAGCACAGGACAGGTAGTTTTTCCGTCTATGGACTTCAGCGCATGGCTTCCGTAGACTtgcaaactttcaccattgtttttGCAGAAAACGCACCAGGGCACTGATCTGCTGAGTGGTCCATCACTTCCATCTCGTCCTCGTAGAGCGGTGATGTCTGGTAGAATCCCCTCGTTGCTCAGCCAACGGCTACCAGTTGACAGACACCCAGCTGCATCGCCGTCCTTCCGTAAGGCCGGATACTGGTATCTCGCCCCTAGGTCCTGGGATCCACTCTTTTTCGTCACTGTCGCTTTACATTCGTTTGACCCCAGGTAGCTATTGAACGGGCCTCGCACCTGTTCGAAATCAAAGAACTGGTTGCCCGTCTCTTGGTCCATGGactccctcttcttcttccccgTTGACACCAGCTTACTCAGCCCGAAATAATCGTTGAAGGGACTGTACAAATCGTCCCCTTTGGAAGATGCCATGGCGTCACCTGCACTGCACCTGCACATTAATAATACCACAGTCTTTAATCCTCTTTATTTAGCTCGTCGAATATATTCGAGTACCACTCGATTATTTAGATTCGTTACTTAGTGCCTAGTTATCTATAATACTGCGGCCGACGCCTATCCCTCCTTGGATAACGCCTTCCCCCATTCCATTCATCATCGTCTTCTGCCGTTGGCACAGTCGGAGACTCCCGGTTCCTAACTGGCGATTGAGAATCCACTTCTCCCTCTTCATAGGTAGAGGGGTGGGTAGCATCAGCTTCTTCCAGCCCTGACTCTTCCAGCTCTACGTTGGCAGCAGTGCCTTGCTGCTGGGTTCCAGCCTGTACTGCCTCCCTGTTTGGCTCGAACTCCCAAACTGGTCTTGGTACCCCCGTGTACTGCTTCAAACGATCTACGTGGACAACCAGTGGCTTGGAGCGAGGTGTCAATTGGAGTCGAACAGTCACGTCGGATAACTTGGTGACTATCAGGTACGGTCCCAGCCATTTGGTCTGCAGCTTTGGACTCTGGCCTTTCACCCTCATCTTGCGCCGTAGCCATGCATACTGGCCCTGGTTGAAGGCAGATCCATAGGCCTTCTGGTCATAGAACTGTTTCTGCTTCCTACAGGCCGACATCTGTTTTGCCCTGGCTCGGTTGTGGGCCCTCTGCATCCGAATCCGTAGCCCCTCCGCGTAATCGGTCTGGAGGTCCTGCTGGCCGTCAACATCATCTGGCGTGACGAGATCCCCGGGTAGTACCAATTCTCGCCCCAACATTAGCATGTTGGGAGTTTCCCCAGTTGATTCCTGAGCACAGCTACGGTAGGCACAGGTGGCGAAAGGGAGGAGTTGATCCCAATCCTTTTCCTGCCTCTCCACGTCCAGTAGTGCAGCAACTGTGTCTATTAGTGTGCGGTTGTACCTTTCTACGAGCCCGTCTGACTTTGGGTTGTAGGCTGTGGTCCTGGTCTTGTTCACCCCCATCAGTTTGCAGACTTCACTGAAGACTTCAGAGATGAAATTGCGGCCTTGGTCTGAATGCACGAATCTCGGCACTCCAAATCGACAAATGTACTCCACCACCAACTTCTCCGCCACTGTCTCCGCCCTTTCATCTGGTATTGGgtaggcctccatccattttgTGAAGTAGTCGCCAATCACCAGGATGTACTTGTTCCCATGCTTGGTCCGGGGGAAAGGGCCCATGATGTCCAGTGCCACCCTCTCCATCGGGAACCCACTAATTCTTTGTTGTAGTGGTGCTCGATTACCTTTACCAGGACACTTCCTTCTGGCACATACGTCACATTGTCTGAGGGCGGAACGAACATCAGCCGCCATGCCGACCCAGTAGTACCGCAACTTCAATCGCCCTAGTGTTTTTTTGAAACCAAAATGTCCCCCAGTAAGAGCTGAATGGACCTCACGTATCGCATCCTTGATGAGCGCCCTTGGTAGGATGGTCTGTCTCCGGGTGTTGGTACCATCCGCTGACTCCCATCTGCGGACCAGCACGCCGTCTACCACTTCCAATGCGCCCCAGTGCTCCAACAATCGAGTTGCTTTTTCCGGCCAAGATGACACCACTTCATTGGCTGGCTTCACCCCTCGAATCTTCGCAGCTCTCACCACTTGTATGTCCTCATCCTTCTCCTGAAGATTCCCAATACTCGGGGCTCCCAACGCCTCCTCTGTCAGTGCTCTGACTTGCCCGGGTGGGGTTTCTTGGTCCCGGCCACACTGCCTACATGGTCTCCGAGATAGACCATCAGCATTTCCATGGCTCCTCCCCTGCCGGTGCTGTATCTCGAAATCGTACTCTGATACCAGCTCCAACCATCGTGCCAGCCGCCCTCTGGGGTCCTTGAATCGAACCAACCACTGCAATGATCCGTGGTCAGTGCGGATGATCACATGCCTTCCATAGAGATATTGTCGGAACTGGTTGAGGAAGGCTACCACTGCCAGTAACTCCTTCCTGGTGACACAGTAGTTGGCTTCTTCCCTACGTAACGTGCGGCTCCCGTACGCAATAACTCTCTCAATCCCTCCTTGTACTTGAGACAGCACGGCTCCGATTCCATGCTGACTGGCGTCTGTATCCAAAATGTAGTCCCCTTCTGGGCAGGGATATGCCAGAATTGGAGGTGACACCAGTCGTTGCTTCAATTCGTCGAAAGCCTCCTGGCATTCCTCTGTCCAGAGAAACTTCTGGTTCTTTTTGGTGAGTTGGTGGAGTGGTCTAGCGATCGAAGCAAATCCTTCCACAAACTTCCGGTAGTAGGAGACCAGTCCTATGAAGCTCCGCACCTCTTTGACGCTGTTTGGTTTCGGCCAATTTTGGATGGCCGCGACCTTCTCTGGCTCTGTGGTTACCCCAGCAGATGAAACGATGTGCCCCAGGTATTCCACACTAGTGTGGAACAGTTGGCACTTAGCTGGTTTCAATTTCAGACCAGCTCCACGCAATCGCTGGAACACAGTTTTCAGTCGACCAAGCTCCTCTTCCATCGTCTTACCAAAAACGATGACATCGTCCAAATACACCAGTAGCGTCTCCCACGTCAGGCCTGCCATCACTCGATCCATCAGCCTCTCAAACGTGGCCGGTGCATTGCATAGGCCAAAGGGCATGACCCGCCATGCATACAGACCACCATTGGCAATGAATGCTGACTTCTTCTTGGCTTGTTCATCCAGCTCCACTTGCCAATACCCGCTTGCTAAGTCGAGTGTAGAGAACCACTGAGCCCCACTCAGCGCGTCTAGTGTCTCATCGATTCTTGGTAGAGGGTATGCGTCCTTCAGCGTGACAGCGTTCAGCTGGCGGTAGTCCACACAAAAGCGCTTACTACCATCCTTCTTCCGTACGAGAACCACATTGGATGCCCAAGGACTACTGACCCGCTCGATCAAGCCCTGGGAGAGGAACTCGTTTATCTGCTTGTCAATTTCCTGTCGTTGTTCCATTGGATGCCGCCTTTGTGCTTGTCTCACTGGCCTAGAGTCACCGGTGGAAATTGTGTGTTGTACCAAATCAGTTCTGCCCAGGTCCGTTGGTCCTTGGGAGAAGACATCAGCAAATTCGCACAGCAATTCGGCCACCAATGAGTGGTGTTGCTGCGGAACCTCTTGAATACTACGATTTAGCAGCTCCGTCAAATGTGATGGTACCCCATCACTAGCTTGTACCCCACCGTCTCGAATCGCCTCCACATCTTCGGTATCACGTACTCCAGTTAAGCAGGCAACCGTCGTCCCTTTCTTTACTACCCTCTCTTCCTTCGTTGGATTGAAGACTCGTACTGGTAGTATCTCAGCGTCTGCTTCGATTACTGCTCGTGCTACCAGTAGTCCCTTGTTTAGTAACTCGGTGGAAGTTGTCGGTGCTTCTAACAGACCAACTCCAGTCGCCTGTTGCCGTCCGTCCGCTACTTCCCCCTTTAGTATGGCCTCATGGCCTGCTGGAACAGCCGTGGTTTCACTGGCGACAATTCTATGGCAGAATTGTTGGCCCCGGTAGTCTCGGCATGGAATGATGGCCCATGGCGTGCGGAGCTCCATCTTCTGACAGTCCAACACCGAATTCGTCTGCATCAGGAAATCCAACCCCAAAATTCCTTCGTTGTTGACATTAGCTACCACTACTTCGAGCACGAACAGTAGCTCTCCAAGCTGGATCTCGGCCATGGTTTTACCCCTGGTCTCCAGTGGAGTACCGTCCGCCTGATGTACTATGCTGTCCACACTCTGCAGCGACGGCTTTCGTTCCTCCGCAATCATGTCATAAATGGTGGTAGACACGATTGACTGGGAGGAGCCCGTGTCGATCAAGAAGGTAATTGGCTGCCCGTTGATTTTGGAATTGATGAAGAGGCCCAGTCGCCTACCATCTGCGGTACCCAATGGTCGTGCCTGCTCCATTCGAGCAGGTGGTGGTTGGAGAGTTGGACCCGTATTACCTTGTGCAGATACTGGTTCTCCCCCTTGGTTGCTGCTTACTGGTGGTGGTCTCTCCATTTGCCCATACGGACAATATCTCCACCCATGGCCCACCTGATTACAGTTGTAGCATCTTCTTGCATCCATGACGGGTGTATTGGAGACTGGCCGTCTTTGTGGAAAGGGGCAATCCTTCTTCCAGTGCCCCATTTGTCCACAATTGAAACACCTCTCATTCTGGTAGATTCCTGTTGGAAGAGCAGGTATCTTTCCCGTGTTGGCTGCTTTCTGGTTGGTAGACTCAGACCGTGCAATTAGACTTTCTACGGCCTTTGTCATCTTGCTAACCACTCCCTCAGCCTCCTTGGTGGTCCCCTCCTTCTGTTTTCCCCCGGTGTTTGTTAACACCCGACTGTAGCGTGGTCCCCTTCCGTCGCACCTTTCCGCCTCCATCTTTAGGAATGCCTCTGTGCTTAGTGCAGCCTCTATCGCCTCATCCAGCGTGCGAGGCTGTGCACGGAACATCCCCTCTCTTATTTCTGGCCTCACGACAGCATCCATGAAGTGTCCCCTAGCCAGACGGTCCTGCCCCGCCTCATCGAACTCTTGGTAGGCTAGAGCCGTCAGCTCCCGAATGCTCTGGCCCAGCTCTTGAAGTgactctttgggtttgcgtcgCCTCGTTCGTAACTCCGCCAGAAACATCTCCGCCTTCCCTGCAGGACCAAATCGGTGTTTAAGTCGCCCCACTAGCTCTTGGTAGGTTAGTTTTCTCCCCGTTTGTTGCACCAGTACCTTAACTGCAGGACCTCTCATGCTGGCTGCCAAATACTGCAAAGCCTCCTCTTCTGACCACCTGTTTACCCCAGCACATGCCTCGAAGTGG includes these proteins:
- the LOC140245430 gene encoding uncharacterized protein, producing MASSKGDDLYSPFNDYFGLSKLVSTGKKKRESMDQETGNQFFDFEQVRGPFNSYLGSNECKATVTKKSGSQDLGARYQYPALRKDGDAAGCLSTGSRWLSNEGILPDITALRGRDGSDGPLSRSVPWCVFCKNNGESLQVYGSHALKSIDGKTTCPVLRAYRCPICRATRDEAHTIKYCPLLKKKKLPGSAGPGSTSDVSTAGLYFKTPRNATGRLRSCDTR